The Anastrepha obliqua isolate idAnaObli1 chromosome 5, idAnaObli1_1.0, whole genome shotgun sequence DNA window AATGATAGGCGATAGGGTGATGGTTGTGGCTGAAGCATTGGATGTTAGGATCGGTGTGAGGGTTTGTGATTGATGTGCATTGCTGTTGCTAACACCTGCAGGACGCATTGTTATAATATTCGATTTAATTTGTTGGTTTTGCGCATGGGTATGATGCagttgatgctgctgttgctgaTGCTGGTGGTGGTTATGATGATGTTGTAGTTGTATAGGTATCGAGGTTGTTGCACTACTGTTGCTTACAGCAGAAGTTGTTGTGTTATTGGTAGACGTTGTAACGATATTGGAAGAGGTTAGCCGCTGTGCGTGCATCTGTTGCTGATGGTGCTTTTGTTGTAattgatgttgttgctgttgcaaacGATTTGTGTGTTGTTGCTGATGCAGCAATACACTTTGTGGAGAAATTTTTGTGGTTACAGTCGTGGGCGATGACGCGACGGTGTTGGTGGTTGTACTTGATAAAATATTCACTGTCGTCATATTACCCAAAATAGTGTGGCTATTATTATTGCTACTATTGCTAGAGGCTGATGAAACGACTTGTAGTTGGGGAATATTATGAATGCGCTGGATGCTGGAATTGTTTTGCTGGTGGTGTGTGGGTCCCGTCGTTAAGACGTTGACAACTAAAAAAAGGTTACGAAAGAATTAATTAAGCCAATTAGTGTATTCCTTCATCTTATTTATCTAATTTTAAGCTCACCTTGATATTTACCCTCGGCATTTTGTATCAGTACCGATTCCATTGGCAACATATTGGTTTGCTGCTGGTTACTACTTATATTTGTGATGGTTTGggtttgttgctgctgctgttggtgtTGCGATTGCTGCGACGAAATGGGGTGCAAACTGATGAATGGTATTAGAGTTGCTCCTTTGGAAGACGGCGATGATGTGCATGTTGTCAAATGTAGTTGAGATGGCACAGTTGCCACCGAGGATGACGACATTGCTGTAGACGAAGAGTTATGTTGCTCAGACACAGCTGTTGCGGACTGTTGATGCGCAGAAAGTTGAAGAGGCGATGTTGCTGTCGCCGCGGAAATAGTGTGAGTGCGCATCGACAGCGTGTTGCCAACCTGCAAATCGGTTGGGCTCAAACTTGGAGTTTCGTCGGCCATTTGAATTTCATAGCAAGCCAGTTCTGGAATTACCGGACGTACTTTGCCGCCATCCGGACGATGAGGGTTACGACAGCCACGGCATTTACAGCCAATACAAGATTTGGAATCTACATAGCAGGGGCAACGCTGACCGCAGCAAGTCAATTTACCCGGCGTTGGGGTGGCATTGCCGCAGCGGCAACCGCGCCGTTTTGCATTTAACTTGTTGGCAGGTGTTTGTTGCTGTGCGATGCCTGGTGGGTTGCTAGTAGCCGCAGGTGTAGTTGAGGGATTTGACGATGTAGAAATTGAAGATGCAACACTTTTCTGaaagtatagtttttatttaataaaaaaattaatttaaaaattttacattaatgCTTACTCTCTGCCCACTTTCATCATCACCGTCGGTCTTTCTTTTAATTGTAATCTTATTCCCTACACCGGTGTACAACACAGAGTACATTGCCGAGCCGTTGGAAACCGTTTTTATAGAAGGAGGGTTTCGAATTTGTTGTGTAGTTATTGTGGCAGTAGTGGTCGTTGGGGTGGCGGAGGTTATCGATATTGAGTTTGCGATTGTGGATGTAGTCACCGCCGAGATTGTTGCCGATGATGTAGGTTTTGTTGTAGTCGAAACTTTAAAAGTGATTGGAGCGTGTGTATCAGAATGCGTTAAACCGGCAGCCTTTACTGCAGACGCTATGCTAATTGGTGCACCACCGCGTGCCTGCGCTTGCGCCAATTGACGTTTAAGCGATTGCAGTTTGGCTGAAGCTATCGTTAAAGGAGCAGTAGTTGTGGCGGATGAAGAAACAATAGGCACCACAATACCGGGCGTATTCGGACCAACGTATGTAATTGTGGGTGCAGCAGATAGCGGTGCtatactgttgttgttgcttcccACAATGGATTGAGTGGTGCATAGCTGTGACGTATGCACATTAGCGGGTTCACCGACTCCTGACTTTAAATTATTCACATACACCATATGCGATTGATTGTGAGGTTGTGTTTGTATGGACACCGATGAATTCactttcgatgtcataaccaaaTGCGCATGGCTGTGCGTAGATGTCAGATTAGTGTTTTGTTGTTCCAGCTTTATAATGGTTCCGTGTGTTGGTATTAAAGTTGATGAACTGTTGGAGATCGCCGCCGGCGGGTTAGGAGGTGTTGCCAATCGTGGTGCGGTTTGAGTATGCAGCCGCTTTTGGGGCATTGTTAACGGAGCTAGAGGCGTAACTGCACTAACGGACAATGGTGTCGATTGGCTTGTGGCCGCTGCCGCCACTGTTGGTATAGTGGCAAGCGGATGGTGTAGTTTCACCACAGGACCTATTTGCGGTAAGTCAGCATTGAAGGCATTCAAAATGTCCTCATATCGTGCTCCTTCCTGAATGATGTCACCACATGTTGTCATATGTGGCATTGATGCCACTCCGAAAACATTCTCTCCGCTACACGTCAACGCCTGATGAGCCTTTTGCCGGCTGAGCTGAGCATAAAAGTTCGTACCCAACATATGTTCACAAAGACTTTTGTAGCAAAGCAGTAAGCAACGCATCGTCTTGTTTTCGCCATACGTTTTAAAATCCTGTAAATCCTTACAACTTATGCAAAGCGGTCGTAAAGCTTTTCGACCGCGCACACAAAGCCGACAAACGTTGTGGTGACAGCGCGCATTATTGAGTGGTGCGTATGGGTCATTCAGTAGACGGGCACATACAGCGCACGAAAGCAGCTGTCTTAGTTGTCCAAACAACCGGGTAAGGTCAAACATACGTTGCTCGCCGAGTCCGTTGCTCTCCGTTGTGTCGGACTGCAATACTAGTTGCGCCGTggatacatacacacagacgGCATTCATAGCGTCAAGACGCTTATCTTCACCAACACCGCAACCGCCACTAGCGCTTCCACTAACTACtgaaaacatcaacaaaaacaGTTGATTGGATAACTTTAATGCCCACTAaactattgcaaataaaataacgcTGACAGTTTATAATTCAATGGCCCATATTCACAACAAGctgtatataaacatatatatttattgttttctacgtatgctttgttgttattggttTAGTTCAATCTGTTGCAAAATCGATGGCGCTAACTACCGGCGGTCAATAGACGGAACTCGAATGTTTATATTTCATAGGAGACACTATTTAGCACAGCTAAGCAACTTATTGAAAGGCACCTCGGAGATTGGCGTTTGCGTCCATTTGTCAAGAGTTTGTAGTCTCCGTTTTATTCACTggataaagtataaaaaataaactgcacCAAAAGAACGTTGTTCCCCTGCGGCTGTTAATTGCTATTTTTGTGACACGCGCTCAAAACTTTGAACAACTAAATTTCGGTGtgcaatatatataaaaacaaataactttTCACTTCATACACACACCGCAAATGGAGGCccgctttaaatacaatt harbors:
- the LOC129247059 gene encoding E3 ubiquitin-protein ligase MSL2 translates to MFSVVSGSASGGCGVGEDKRLDAMNAVCVYVSTAQLVLQSDTTESNGLGEQRMFDLTRLFGQLRQLLSCAVCARLLNDPYAPLNNARCHHNVCRLCVRGRKALRPLCISCKDLQDFKTYGENKTMRCLLLCYKSLCEHMLGTNFYAQLSRQKAHQALTCSGENVFGVASMPHMTTCGDIIQEGARYEDILNAFNADLPQIGPVVKLHHPLATIPTVAAAATSQSTPLSVSAVTPLAPLTMPQKRLHTQTAPRLATPPNPPAAISNSSSTLIPTHGTIIKLEQQNTNLTSTHSHAHLVMTSKVNSSVSIQTQPHNQSHMVYVNNLKSGVGEPANVHTSQLCTTQSIVGSNNNSIAPLSAAPTITYVGPNTPGIVVPIVSSSATTTAPLTIASAKLQSLKRQLAQAQARGGAPISIASAVKAAGLTHSDTHAPITFKVSTTTKPTSSATISAVTTSTIANSISITSATPTTTTATITTQQIRNPPSIKTVSNGSAMYSVLYTGVGNKITIKRKTDGDDESGQRKSVASSISTSSNPSTTPAATSNPPGIAQQQTPANKLNAKRRGCRCGNATPTPGKLTCCGQRCPCYVDSKSCIGCKCRGCRNPHRPDGGKVRPVIPELACYEIQMADETPSLSPTDLQVGNTLSMRTHTISAATATSPLQLSAHQQSATAVSEQHNSSSTAMSSSSVATVPSQLHLTTCTSSPSSKGATLIPFISLHPISSQQSQHQQQQQQTQTITNISSNQQQTNMLPMESVLIQNAEGKYQVVNVLTTGPTHHQQNNSSIQRIHNIPQLQVVSSASSNSSNNNSHTILGNMTTVNILSSTTTNTVASSPTTVTTKISPQSVLLHQQQHTNRLQQQQHQLQQKHHQQQMHAQRLTSSNIVTTSTNNTTTSAVSNSSATTSIPIQLQHHHNHHQHQQQQHQLHHTHAQNQQIKSNIITMRPAGVSNSNAHQSQTLTPILTSNASATTITLSPIIMSSSPNTFKAELFSDSSESDFINFTTGAVTSTTVVNSGGNNSNINSNMLSTIYSHSGLSSTPTTPRLTSVTSLSSGSNGSSASGSASRMSLGMNMNISGTGSHITPALVEVIEASDL